One region of Streptomyces sp. NBC_00442 genomic DNA includes:
- a CDS encoding xanthine dehydrogenase family protein molybdopterin-binding subunit, whose amino-acid sequence MAQKTRTTPAGTPTNVSQNHTRGGIGQSTLRPDGTLKVTGAFAYSSDMWHEDMVWGHTLRSTVAHALIDGIDISEALAVPGVHAVLTYDDLPATTKNYGLEIQDTPVLAHGRVRHHGEPVALVAADHPETARRAAAKIKVDYTELPLVTDEASALAPDAPLIHEDRDDHHAAHVPHPNIVHRQPIVRGNVEQARERADVIVTGEYTFGMQDQAFLGPESGLAVPADDGGVDLYVATQWLHSDLRQIAPVLGLPPEKVRMTLSGVGGAFGGREDISMQIHACLLALRTGRPVKMVYNRFESFFGHVHRHPATLSYEHGATKDGKLTHMKCRIVLDGGAYASASPAVVGNASSLSVGPYVVDDVDIEAIALYTNNPPCGAMRGFGAVQACFAYEAQMDRVAAELGMDPVEFRQLNAMERGAVMPTGQIVDSPAPVAELLRRVKARPLPPEQQWLAAGEAADVRALPGGLSNTTHGEGVVRGVGYAVGIKNVGFSEGFDDYSTARVRLEVINGSPVAMVHTAMAEVGQGGVTVHAQIARTELGVAQVTIHPADTRVGSAGSTSASRQTYMTGGAVKNTCEAVRARVLEIGRRKFGSYHPAWATAELLLEAGKVVTDGGEVLADLADVIEGEEIDVELEFRHRPTQAFDLVTGQGNGHVQYTFAAHRAVVEVDTELGLVKVVELATAQDVGKALNMLSVVGQIQGGTTQGLGVAVMEEIIVDPKTAKVRNPSFTDYLIPTILDTPAMPVDVLELADPHAPYGLRGVGEAPTLSSTPAVLAAIRDATGLRLNRTPVRPEHLTGNGV is encoded by the coding sequence ATGGCGCAGAAGACCCGCACCACACCGGCCGGCACACCCACCAATGTGTCCCAGAACCACACCCGGGGCGGCATCGGCCAGTCGACCCTGCGTCCGGACGGCACCCTCAAGGTCACCGGCGCCTTCGCCTACTCCTCGGACATGTGGCACGAGGACATGGTGTGGGGCCATACGCTCCGCTCCACCGTGGCCCACGCCCTGATCGACGGCATCGACATCTCCGAGGCCCTCGCGGTGCCCGGCGTCCACGCCGTGCTCACCTACGACGACCTGCCGGCGACGACGAAGAACTACGGCCTCGAAATCCAGGACACCCCGGTCCTGGCCCACGGCCGGGTGCGGCACCACGGCGAGCCGGTCGCCCTCGTGGCCGCCGACCACCCGGAGACCGCCCGCCGCGCGGCCGCCAAGATCAAGGTCGACTACACGGAGCTGCCGCTCGTCACGGACGAGGCCTCGGCCCTCGCCCCGGACGCGCCGCTGATCCACGAGGACCGCGACGACCACCACGCCGCCCACGTCCCGCACCCCAACATCGTGCACCGCCAGCCGATCGTCCGCGGCAACGTGGAGCAGGCGCGCGAGCGCGCCGACGTGATCGTCACGGGCGAGTACACCTTCGGCATGCAGGACCAGGCCTTCCTCGGCCCCGAGTCCGGCCTCGCGGTGCCCGCCGACGACGGCGGCGTCGACCTGTACGTCGCCACCCAGTGGCTGCACTCCGACCTCCGGCAGATCGCCCCGGTCCTCGGCCTGCCGCCGGAGAAGGTCCGCATGACGCTCTCCGGCGTCGGCGGCGCCTTCGGCGGCCGCGAGGACATCTCGATGCAGATCCACGCCTGCCTCCTGGCGCTGCGCACGGGCCGGCCGGTCAAGATGGTCTACAACCGGTTCGAGTCCTTCTTCGGCCATGTGCACCGCCACCCGGCCACGCTCTCCTACGAGCACGGCGCCACCAAGGACGGCAAGCTCACGCACATGAAGTGCCGGATCGTCCTGGACGGCGGCGCCTACGCCTCGGCCTCCCCGGCCGTCGTCGGCAACGCCTCCTCGCTGTCCGTGGGCCCCTACGTCGTCGACGACGTCGACATCGAGGCGATCGCGCTCTACACCAACAACCCTCCCTGCGGCGCGATGCGCGGCTTCGGCGCCGTCCAGGCCTGCTTCGCCTACGAGGCCCAGATGGACCGGGTCGCGGCGGAACTGGGCATGGACCCCGTCGAGTTCCGGCAGCTCAACGCCATGGAGCGGGGCGCGGTCATGCCGACGGGCCAGATCGTGGACTCGCCGGCCCCGGTCGCCGAGCTCCTGCGCCGGGTCAAGGCGCGCCCGCTGCCGCCCGAGCAGCAGTGGCTCGCGGCCGGCGAGGCCGCGGATGTGCGCGCCCTGCCCGGCGGCCTGTCCAACACCACGCACGGCGAGGGTGTCGTACGGGGCGTCGGCTACGCGGTCGGCATCAAGAACGTCGGCTTCTCCGAAGGCTTCGACGACTACTCCACCGCCCGGGTACGCCTGGAAGTCATCAACGGCAGCCCCGTCGCGATGGTCCACACGGCCATGGCGGAGGTCGGTCAGGGCGGTGTCACCGTGCACGCCCAGATCGCCCGTACGGAACTGGGGGTCGCGCAGGTGACCATCCACCCCGCCGACACCCGGGTCGGCTCCGCCGGTTCCACCTCCGCCTCCCGGCAGACGTACATGACCGGCGGCGCCGTGAAGAACACCTGCGAGGCCGTCCGCGCGCGGGTGCTGGAGATCGGCCGCCGCAAATTCGGCTCCTACCACCCCGCCTGGGCCACGGCCGAGCTGCTGCTCGAAGCCGGGAAGGTCGTCACCGACGGCGGCGAGGTCCTCGCCGACCTGGCGGACGTGATCGAGGGTGAGGAGATCGATGTGGAGCTGGAGTTCCGGCACCGCCCCACCCAGGCGTTCGACCTGGTCACAGGCCAGGGCAACGGCCACGTCCAGTACACCTTCGCCGCGCACCGCGCGGTGGTGGAGGTGGACACCGAGCTCGGCCTCGTCAAGGTCGTGGAGCTCGCCACCGCGCAGGATGTGGGCAAGGCCCTCAACATGCTCTCCGTCGTCGGCCAGATCCAGGGTGGTACCACCCAGGGCCTGGGCGTCGCGGTGATGGAGGAGATCATCGTGGACCCGAAGACCGCGAAGGTACGCAACCCGTCCTTCACGGACTATCTGATCCCGACCATCCTCGACACTCCGGCGATGCCGGTCGATGTCCTGGAGCTCGCCGACCCGCACGCGCCGTACGGCCTGCGCGGCGTCGGCGAGGCACCGACCCTCTCGTCCACCCCGGCCGTCCTCGCGGCGATCCGGGACGCGACGGGTCTTCGGCTCAACAGGACTCCGGTCCGTCCCGAGCACCTCACGGGAAACGGAGTCTGA
- a CDS encoding (2Fe-2S)-binding protein — MRVNFTVNGREQQADDVWEGESLLYVLRERMGLPGSKNACEQGECGSCTVRLDGVPVCSCLVAAGQIEGREVVTVEGLADYAAHRAAARPADGCAPGACGTSIDAARRWSAHGSEGEFGSRAGGGQTGEAGELSPIQQAFIDAGAVQCGFCTPGLLVAADELLERNSEPSDADIREALSGNLCRCTGYEKILDAVRLAAARQEEAV; from the coding sequence ATGCGCGTGAACTTCACGGTCAATGGGCGTGAGCAGCAGGCCGACGACGTGTGGGAGGGCGAGAGCCTTCTCTACGTCCTGCGCGAGCGCATGGGGCTTCCGGGGTCGAAGAACGCCTGTGAGCAGGGCGAGTGCGGTTCCTGCACGGTGCGCCTCGACGGCGTTCCGGTCTGCTCCTGTCTCGTCGCCGCCGGCCAGATCGAGGGCCGCGAGGTCGTCACCGTGGAGGGGCTGGCCGACTACGCAGCCCACCGCGCCGCCGCGCGCCCCGCAGACGGCTGCGCCCCGGGCGCCTGCGGTACGTCCATCGACGCCGCCCGGCGCTGGTCGGCCCACGGGTCCGAGGGAGAGTTCGGCTCGCGGGCCGGGGGCGGGCAGACTGGAGAGGCGGGCGAGCTCTCCCCGATCCAGCAGGCCTTCATCGACGCCGGCGCCGTGCAGTGCGGTTTCTGCACCCCGGGTCTCCTGGTCGCCGCCGACGAGCTCCTGGAGCGCAACTCCGAGCCGTCCGACGCGGACATCCGCGAGGCGCTCTCGGGCAACCTGTGCCGCTGCACCGGTTACGAGAAGATCCTGGACGCGGTCCGCCTCGCGGCCGCCCGTCAGGAAGAGGCGGTGTGA
- a CDS encoding FAD binding domain-containing protein produces MDFLRPASWEEALAVKAEHPTAAPIAGGTDIMVEINFDHRRPEYLLDLNRIGELAQWEVSADSVRLGPSVPYTAIMESLRAELPGLALASHTVASPQIRNRGGVGGNLGTASPAGDAHPALLSSGADVEVESQARGVRLIPIDAFYTGVKRNAMEADELIKAVHIPKADGPQQFSKVGTRNAMVIAVCAFGLALHPATRTVRTGIGSAAPTPIRANTAEEFLNAALDEGGFWDNGKIITPSVAQQFAQLASAACNPIDDVRGTASYRRHAIGVMARRTLMWTWESYRGGHTLEGAA; encoded by the coding sequence ATGGACTTCCTTCGCCCGGCCAGCTGGGAGGAGGCGCTCGCTGTCAAGGCCGAGCACCCCACCGCTGCGCCCATCGCGGGTGGCACCGACATCATGGTCGAGATCAACTTCGATCACCGCAGGCCGGAGTACCTGCTCGACCTCAACCGCATCGGCGAGCTCGCCCAGTGGGAGGTCTCGGCGGACAGCGTCCGGCTCGGTCCGTCCGTCCCGTACACCGCGATCATGGAGAGCCTGCGGGCCGAGCTGCCGGGCCTGGCGCTCGCCTCGCACACCGTCGCCTCCCCGCAGATCCGCAACCGCGGCGGCGTCGGCGGCAACCTCGGCACCGCCTCGCCGGCCGGCGACGCCCACCCGGCGCTGCTGTCCTCCGGGGCCGACGTCGAGGTCGAGTCGCAGGCGCGCGGGGTCCGGCTGATCCCGATCGACGCGTTCTACACGGGCGTCAAGCGCAACGCCATGGAGGCGGACGAGCTGATCAAGGCCGTCCACATCCCCAAGGCGGACGGCCCCCAGCAGTTCTCCAAGGTCGGCACCCGCAACGCCATGGTCATCGCGGTCTGCGCGTTCGGCCTGGCCCTGCACCCCGCGACGCGCACGGTCCGCACCGGCATCGGTTCGGCGGCGCCGACCCCCATTCGGGCGAACACGGCCGAAGAATTCCTGAACGCGGCGCTCGACGAGGGCGGCTTCTGGGACAACGGCAAGATCATCACCCCGTCGGTCGCCCAGCAGTTCGCCCAGCTCGCCTCGGCCGCCTGCAACCCGATCGACGACGTCCGCGGCACCGCGAGCTACCGCCGTCACGCCATCGGCGTCATGGCCCGCCGCACGCTGATGTGGACGTGGGAGTCCTACCGCGGCGGCCACACCCTGGAAGGAGCTGCATGA
- a CDS encoding PucR family transcriptional regulator has product MRLRALLETEALGLRLLGGEDELDRTVRGVMTTDLRDPSRYLTGGELVLTGLAWRRDAEDSEPFVRILAGAGVAGLAAGEAELSAIPDDLVLACSRHRLPLFAVNESVAFATITEHVVRQVSGERAGDLAAVVDRHRRLMTSGPAGGGPEVVLDLLGSDLDLRAWVLSPTGRQIAGVGDPLPPALGAALAAEHLGATRTGRRGPHRAAVDGVTYSLFPIRNNGRGAAPAARDVRESVLSDWLLAVEADASDWPAARLDLLQGVTQLIAVERDRRDAARTVRRRLAQEVLELVQAGAAPAEIAARLRVAAPVLLPGLGSAPHWQVVVARVDWERDSGAEIESGPVAQSLLEEILVDPAVVGAESSDRIAVAHAGDEAIALVPLPPVTPEDPEGGLHADALLDIVRAPLSAGLADDGRLTLGVSAAVHSAEGLRGALEEARHARRVAAARPGRVCAAGHHELASHVLLLPFVPDDVRRAFTARLLDPLRDYDRRHRAELIPTLEAFLDCDGSWTRCATRLHLHVNTLRYRVGRIEQLTARDLSRLEDKLDFFLALRMS; this is encoded by the coding sequence ATGCGGCTGCGCGCACTTCTGGAAACCGAGGCGCTGGGGCTGCGGCTGCTCGGCGGCGAGGACGAGCTGGACCGTACGGTACGGGGGGTCATGACCACCGACCTGCGGGATCCGAGTCGGTACCTCACGGGCGGCGAGCTGGTTCTGACGGGGCTCGCCTGGCGCCGGGACGCCGAAGATTCTGAGCCATTCGTACGCATCCTTGCGGGTGCCGGTGTGGCGGGGCTCGCGGCCGGCGAGGCGGAGCTCAGCGCCATTCCCGATGATCTTGTTTTGGCTTGTTCTCGCCATCGGCTCCCGCTCTTCGCGGTGAACGAGTCGGTCGCGTTCGCAACCATCACCGAGCATGTCGTACGACAGGTGTCCGGCGAACGCGCGGGCGACCTCGCGGCCGTCGTGGACCGTCACCGCAGGCTGATGACGTCGGGCCCCGCGGGAGGCGGCCCCGAGGTGGTCCTGGACCTGCTGGGCTCCGACCTCGATCTGCGGGCCTGGGTGCTTTCTCCCACCGGCCGCCAGATCGCGGGCGTCGGCGACCCGCTGCCGCCCGCGCTCGGTGCGGCGCTGGCCGCCGAGCACCTGGGCGCCACCCGCACCGGGCGCCGGGGCCCGCACCGGGCCGCCGTGGACGGCGTGACCTACTCGCTCTTCCCGATCCGCAACAACGGGCGCGGCGCCGCGCCCGCCGCCCGTGATGTGCGCGAGAGCGTGCTTTCGGACTGGCTGCTGGCCGTCGAGGCGGACGCGAGCGACTGGCCGGCCGCACGGCTCGACCTCCTCCAGGGCGTCACCCAGCTCATCGCGGTCGAGCGCGACCGGCGCGACGCGGCCCGTACGGTGCGCCGCCGGCTCGCCCAGGAGGTCCTCGAACTGGTCCAGGCCGGCGCCGCGCCCGCCGAGATCGCGGCCCGCCTCAGGGTCGCGGCCCCCGTGCTGCTGCCCGGCCTCGGCTCGGCGCCGCACTGGCAGGTCGTGGTGGCGCGGGTGGACTGGGAACGCGACTCGGGCGCGGAGATCGAGAGCGGCCCGGTCGCCCAGTCCCTCCTGGAGGAGATCCTGGTCGACCCCGCGGTCGTCGGCGCCGAGTCCTCCGACCGGATCGCCGTGGCCCACGCGGGCGACGAGGCGATCGCGCTCGTACCGCTGCCCCCGGTCACGCCCGAGGACCCCGAGGGCGGACTGCACGCGGACGCGCTCCTGGACATCGTGCGCGCGCCGCTCTCGGCGGGTCTCGCCGACGACGGCCGTCTGACACTGGGTGTCAGCGCCGCCGTCCATTCGGCCGAGGGCCTGCGCGGCGCCCTGGAGGAGGCCCGGCACGCCCGCCGGGTCGCCGCGGCCCGCCCCGGCCGGGTGTGCGCGGCCGGCCACCACGAGCTGGCCTCGCACGTGCTGCTGCTCCCGTTCGTGCCGGACGACGTGCGGCGCGCCTTCACGGCCCGCCTCCTCGACCCGCTGCGCGACTACGACCGGCGCCACCGGGCCGAACTCATCCCGACCCTGGAGGCCTTCCTGGACTGCGACGGCTCGTGGACGCGGTGTGCGACGCGGCTGCACCTGCACGTCAACACCCTGCGCTACCGGGTGGGCAGGATCGAGCAGTTGACGGCCCGTGACCTGTCCCGCCTCGAGGACAAGCTCGACTTCTTCCTGGCGCTTCGTATGAGCTGA
- a CDS encoding GntR family transcriptional regulator, which produces MEQGRAREAAIPPSGAPRVPGQTRNDARGEHTHGEHTHGEHTHNEHTHNEHTHGGPPPPRAVHRHSVRGQILAALRTALVDGDLVPGEVYSAPALGERFGVSATPVREAMQQLSIEGAVEVVPNRGFRVTERSARELAELAEVRAMIEVPVMLRLARSVPAARWAELRPLAEATTEAAATGDRAGYAECDRAFHRAVLALAGNRQLVQVADDLHRRSQWPLTAAPVARRGDLVADAAEHLALLDALCAQDLPVVQALVREHFTGSVL; this is translated from the coding sequence GTGGAGCAGGGCAGAGCGCGCGAGGCGGCGATACCTCCGTCCGGGGCACCCCGCGTCCCCGGCCAGACCAGGAACGACGCGCGCGGCGAGCACACCCACGGCGAGCACACCCACGGCGAGCACACCCACAACGAGCACACCCACAACGAGCACACCCACGGCGGGCCGCCCCCGCCCCGCGCCGTCCACCGTCACTCCGTGCGCGGCCAGATCCTGGCGGCCCTGCGCACCGCGCTGGTCGACGGCGACCTGGTGCCCGGCGAGGTCTACTCCGCGCCGGCGCTGGGGGAGCGGTTCGGCGTCTCCGCGACGCCCGTGCGCGAGGCCATGCAGCAGCTCAGCATCGAGGGTGCTGTCGAGGTCGTGCCGAACCGGGGCTTCCGGGTCACCGAGCGCAGCGCCCGCGAGCTCGCCGAGCTCGCCGAGGTGCGGGCCATGATCGAGGTGCCGGTGATGCTGCGGCTGGCCCGCAGTGTGCCGGCGGCCCGCTGGGCGGAGCTGCGCCCGCTCGCCGAGGCCACCACCGAAGCCGCCGCGACCGGTGACCGGGCGGGGTACGCCGAGTGCGACCGAGCCTTCCACCGTGCGGTCCTCGCCCTCGCGGGCAATCGGCAACTGGTGCAGGTCGCCGACGACCTGCACCGGCGCTCGCAGTGGCCGCTGACCGCGGCGCCGGTCGCCCGCCGCGGCGACCTGGTGGCGGACGCGGCCGAACACCTCGCCCTCCTGGACGCGCTGTGCGCCCAGGACCTGCCGGTCGTCCAGGCCCTCGTCCGGGAACATTTCACCGGCTCGGTACTCTGA
- a CDS encoding (2Fe-2S)-binding protein encodes MTVSTLLPRPLPSPVADSYARLAEVFPGLGIRELAGAERAPHGAGWVGAAELADGGPALDAFLAWDNAQVVRDYGHQARPDVIASFGFHRYAWPACLLVTVPWFLHRRVPRIPVADVAFQRTLGRMTVRVRDFACLPDDPASDLPGAHVVRDEEDLRGEVRSAVAEHLGPVLDGFGPRMRRGRRALWGMATDEIVEGLWYAGELLGEEARAMAELDALLPGTTKPYVGTPGFRELTAPDGRSLPTRDRASCCFFYTVRPEDTCVTCPRTCDADRVRRLSAAS; translated from the coding sequence ATGACCGTTTCCACCTTGCTGCCCCGCCCGCTGCCGAGTCCCGTGGCGGACTCCTACGCCCGGCTCGCCGAGGTGTTCCCCGGCCTGGGGATCAGGGAGCTGGCCGGGGCGGAGCGGGCGCCGCACGGCGCGGGCTGGGTCGGCGCGGCGGAGCTCGCGGACGGCGGCCCGGCCCTCGACGCCTTCCTGGCCTGGGACAACGCCCAGGTCGTACGGGACTACGGCCACCAGGCCCGCCCCGATGTCATCGCCTCCTTCGGCTTCCACCGCTACGCCTGGCCCGCCTGCCTCCTGGTGACGGTGCCGTGGTTCCTGCACCGGCGGGTGCCGCGGATCCCGGTCGCCGACGTGGCGTTCCAGCGCACCCTCGGCCGGATGACCGTACGGGTACGGGATTTCGCCTGTCTGCCCGACGACCCGGCCTCCGACCTTCCGGGCGCCCATGTCGTACGGGACGAGGAGGACTTGCGGGGTGAGGTGCGGTCCGCGGTGGCCGAGCACCTCGGTCCGGTGCTCGACGGTTTCGGGCCGCGCATGCGGCGCGGCAGGCGGGCGCTGTGGGGCATGGCGACGGACGAGATCGTCGAGGGCCTCTGGTACGCCGGCGAGCTGCTCGGCGAGGAGGCGCGCGCGATGGCCGAACTCGACGCGCTGCTCCCGGGCACCACCAAGCCGTACGTGGGCACTCCGGGCTTTCGCGAGCTGACCGCGCCCGACGGACGAAGCCTGCCGACCCGGGACCGCGCGAGCTGCTGCTTCTTCTACACGGTGCGCCCCGAGGACACCTGCGTCACGTGTCCGCGCACCTGCGACGCGGACCGGGTGCGGCGGCTCAGCGCCGCATCCTGA
- a CDS encoding DUF2637 domain-containing protein yields MRLTDISLDWLLPGGVMIVGVVVALVVLARGKRAGDNATGEDSWERSEERRRRKEAVYGTASYVLLFCCAAVAAALSFHGLVGFGRQNLNLTDGWEYLVPFGLDGAAMFCSVLAVREASHGDAALGSRLLVWTFAGAAAWFNWVHAPRGMAHAGAPQFFAGMSLSAAVLFDRALKQTRRAALREQGLVPRPLPQIRIVRWLRAPRETFGAWSLMLLEGVRTLDEAVDEVREDKRTKEENKLRRRDQEKLDRAHFKALSRQNRAWGRGRGGGRQVDVQGIGPGPGSAQPKAVAEPAIAEPGQLPLRNRPSLQAVGTTDPASATTVDLTAEDDTQALPRLDSLERKLKDLEQQFG; encoded by the coding sequence ATGCGACTGACCGACATATCGCTGGACTGGCTGCTTCCGGGCGGCGTGATGATCGTGGGGGTCGTCGTGGCTCTGGTAGTGCTCGCGCGAGGCAAGCGCGCCGGTGACAACGCCACCGGCGAGGACTCCTGGGAACGCAGCGAGGAGCGCCGCAGAAGGAAGGAGGCGGTGTACGGCACCGCTTCCTATGTGCTCCTGTTCTGCTGCGCGGCGGTGGCCGCCGCGCTCTCCTTCCACGGTCTGGTCGGCTTCGGCCGGCAGAACCTCAACCTGACGGACGGCTGGGAATACCTCGTTCCCTTCGGGCTCGACGGGGCGGCCATGTTCTGTTCCGTCCTCGCGGTGCGCGAGGCGAGCCATGGTGACGCGGCGCTCGGCTCGCGCCTGCTGGTGTGGACGTTCGCGGGGGCGGCGGCCTGGTTCAACTGGGTGCACGCGCCGCGCGGCATGGCCCACGCGGGCGCCCCGCAGTTCTTCGCCGGGATGTCGCTGTCGGCGGCGGTGCTCTTCGACCGCGCCCTGAAGCAGACCCGCCGGGCGGCGCTGCGCGAACAGGGCCTGGTGCCACGGCCGTTGCCGCAGATCCGGATCGTGCGGTGGCTGCGGGCGCCTCGGGAGACCTTCGGCGCCTGGTCGCTGATGCTCCTCGAAGGCGTGCGCACCCTGGACGAGGCGGTCGACGAGGTCCGCGAGGACAAGCGCACCAAGGAGGAGAACAAGCTCCGCAGGCGCGACCAGGAGAAGCTGGACCGGGCGCACTTCAAGGCGCTCAGCCGGCAGAACCGGGCCTGGGGCCGCGGCAGGGGCGGCGGCCGTCAGGTCGACGTCCAGGGGATCGGCCCCGGGCCGGGCTCCGCGCAGCCCAAGGCTGTCGCGGAGCCGGCCATAGCGGAGCCGGGACAACTGCCCCTGCGCAACCGGCCCTCGCTACAGGCCGTCGGGACCACTGATCCCGCGTCGGCCACGACCGTGGACCTCACCGCCGAGGACGACACCCAGGCACTTCCCCGGCTCGACTCCCTGGAGCGCAAACTGAAGGATCTTGAGCAGCAGTTCGGATAG
- a CDS encoding ATP-binding protein translates to MTGHQAGFGPAGSGPFRTPDAQQGDQRLLCRRVGQADLAAVRDIRRALRELLVSSRHSGAADVAELLTSELLTNALIHTDRGAVVTAVVSTSGLRVEVKDFVAELPTPYRPSCDDGTHGRGLLLVEALADAWGVQEHDRGKVVWFELDGGAPPRY, encoded by the coding sequence ATGACAGGGCATCAGGCAGGATTCGGTCCCGCGGGGAGCGGGCCCTTCCGGACACCTGATGCGCAGCAGGGGGACCAGCGTCTGCTGTGCAGGAGAGTGGGGCAGGCCGACCTGGCGGCCGTGCGGGACATCCGTCGTGCGCTGCGGGAACTTCTCGTGTCGTCGCGGCATTCGGGCGCGGCTGACGTGGCGGAGCTGCTCACCAGCGAATTGCTGACCAACGCCCTCATCCACACCGACCGGGGCGCCGTGGTCACGGCCGTGGTCAGCACGTCCGGGCTGCGCGTCGAGGTGAAGGATTTCGTGGCCGAACTGCCCACGCCGTACCGGCCGTCCTGCGACGACGGCACGCACGGCAGGGGACTGCTCCTCGTGGAGGCGCTGGCGGACGCCTGGGGGGTGCAGGAGCACGACCGGGGAAAGGTCGTCTGGTTCGAACTCGACGGCGGTGCGCCGCCGCGGTACTAG
- a CDS encoding serine/threonine-protein kinase codes for MSGTNGDGRGEKDDYADGGIKPLAASDPARIGPYLLLGRLGAGGMGRVFLARSDSGRTVAVKVVHEEHVSDEQFRARFRREIEAARKVGERYTAPVLDAGPGDEPPWVATGYVPGLSLEQIVRRYGPLPPASLHALAEGLLKALKDIHGAGIVHRDLKPSNVMLTVDGTKVIDFGIARALETSVESLLTSTGMAVGSPGFMSPEQVRGQSAGVKSDVFTLGCVLTYAATGQLPFGQGASNQHAVMFQIVEGEPDLSGVEDDSLRALVARCLTKDIAERPGVDELLADPERTRPSAGRGAWLPARVVERLAQQSARLLDAEAKPLREEPVDRATIGLRPGTGFPEGFVGEGTVTAREPEEKSRRRRRLVVLPVIAVLTVGGGTLAVLQPFASDSKNDAHAKPPSNSASASTGPSAGASAGPGVSATPLASNSPSPAGSSPSATASDPAKGGTQGQDGKGGVTVGGAGGQNTQTNGGGAGSPGGGGGGSASAGGSTRGAGGGAVGGSGSGGHTGSGGSSGGSGSSGSTGQPAGSPPPAMTAYQLKYANSCVGACSMPIVASWSSISGATRYDIHYTNKGSNFTKKSVDTILSTGDLNYTINGPFSGDEICVAVRAANKYGPSAWAQTWCGTVPY; via the coding sequence ATGAGCGGTACTAACGGGGACGGACGCGGCGAGAAGGACGATTACGCCGACGGGGGGATCAAGCCGCTCGCGGCGAGTGACCCCGCGCGGATCGGACCGTATCTGCTGCTGGGCCGGCTCGGCGCCGGCGGCATGGGGCGGGTGTTCCTCGCACGGTCGGACAGCGGGCGCACCGTCGCGGTGAAGGTCGTGCACGAGGAGCACGTGTCCGACGAACAGTTCAGGGCGCGCTTCCGGCGGGAGATCGAGGCGGCGCGCAAGGTCGGTGAGCGGTACACGGCGCCTGTGCTCGACGCGGGGCCGGGCGACGAGCCGCCCTGGGTGGCCACGGGATACGTTCCCGGGCTCTCGCTCGAACAGATCGTGCGGCGGTACGGGCCGCTGCCGCCCGCGTCCCTGCACGCCCTCGCCGAGGGGCTGTTGAAGGCGCTCAAGGACATCCACGGCGCGGGGATCGTGCACCGCGACCTGAAGCCGTCCAACGTGATGCTCACCGTGGACGGCACCAAGGTCATCGACTTCGGGATCGCGCGGGCCCTGGAGACATCCGTGGAGTCCTTGCTGACCAGCACGGGGATGGCGGTCGGCTCTCCCGGCTTCATGTCGCCCGAGCAGGTGCGCGGCCAGAGCGCCGGGGTCAAGAGCGACGTGTTCACCCTCGGGTGTGTGCTGACCTATGCGGCGACCGGGCAGCTCCCGTTCGGGCAGGGGGCCAGTAACCAGCACGCCGTGATGTTCCAGATCGTGGAGGGCGAGCCCGACCTGTCGGGCGTGGAGGACGACTCGCTGCGCGCGCTCGTCGCCCGCTGCCTGACCAAGGACATCGCCGAACGCCCCGGTGTGGACGAGCTGTTGGCGGATCCGGAGCGTACGCGTCCGAGCGCCGGGCGCGGCGCCTGGTTGCCCGCCCGCGTCGTCGAGCGGCTCGCCCAGCAGTCCGCGCGGCTGCTCGACGCGGAGGCGAAGCCCCTGCGGGAGGAGCCCGTGGACCGGGCGACGATCGGTCTGCGCCCCGGGACCGGGTTCCCCGAAGGGTTCGTGGGGGAGGGCACCGTCACGGCACGCGAGCCCGAGGAGAAGTCCCGCCGCCGGCGCAGGCTCGTCGTGCTCCCCGTCATCGCCGTCCTCACCGTGGGCGGCGGCACGCTCGCCGTGCTCCAGCCCTTCGCGAGCGACAGCAAGAACGACGCGCACGCCAAGCCGCCGAGCAACAGCGCGAGCGCGAGCACGGGACCGAGCGCCGGCGCCAGTGCCGGGCCCGGCGTCAGCGCCACGCCCTTGGCGAGCAACTCGCCCAGCCCGGCCGGCAGTTCACCCTCGGCGACGGCGAGCGATCCGGCCAAGGGCGGCACGCAGGGTCAGGACGGCAAGGGCGGCGTCACCGTCGGCGGCGCCGGCGGACAGAACACCCAGACCAACGGCGGCGGTGCGGGATCCCCCGGTGGTGGCGGCGGGGGAAGCGCCTCCGCCGGGGGATCCACGAGGGGCGCCGGCGGGGGAGCGGTCGGCGGCTCCGGTTCCGGTGGGCACACCGGATCGGGCGGTAGCTCGGGCGGGTCGGGCTCGTCCGGATCCACCGGGCAGCCCGCGGGCTCCCCACCGCCCGCCATGACCGCTTACCAGCTCAAGTACGCCAACTCCTGTGTCGGCGCGTGTTCCATGCCGATCGTCGCGAGCTGGTCCTCGATCTCCGGAGCGACCCGCTACGACATCCACTACACCAACAAGGGCAGCAACTTCACGAAGAAGAGCGTGGACACGATCCTCTCCACCGGCGACCTCAACTACACGATCAACGGGCCCTTCTCGGGCGACGAGATCTGTGTGGCGGTGCGCGCGGCCAACAAGTACGGCCCGTCCGCCTGGGCCCAGACCTGGTGCGGCACGGTGCCCTACTAG